One region of bacterium genomic DNA includes:
- a CDS encoding phosphatidylglycerophosphatase A, which yields MVKKLTILLSTGFGLGHSPLFPGSVGCLLGIPLVWAIQYSGLQLGMEIPFHITMAVLLSLIAIPICHVGEKAAGSKDPHCVVADEYLTFPISMIGLPFTPLMIAISFVTNRILDIFKPYPASQLQALPGGLGITIDDVFSATYSLALNHVVFWCLRHYGWL from the coding sequence ATGGTTAAAAAATTGACAATTTTGTTATCCACGGGCTTCGGACTGGGCCATAGCCCTCTATTTCCAGGATCGGTCGGTTGCCTCCTGGGTATCCCACTGGTCTGGGCCATTCAATACTCGGGGCTTCAACTTGGGATGGAGATTCCCTTCCATATCACTATGGCGGTTCTTCTCAGTTTGATTGCCATACCTATTTGCCATGTAGGCGAAAAAGCGGCTGGCAGCAAGGACCCTCATTGCGTCGTGGCCGATGAATACCTCACCTTTCCCATCAGTATGATCGGACTCCCTTTTACCCCCCTCATGATTGCCATATCCTTTGTGACCAACCGGATCCTGGACATCTTCAAACCCTATCCTGCCAGCCAACTCCAAGCTCTTCCCGGCGGTCTGGGAATCACCATCGATGACGTTTTTTCAGCGACCTACAGTCTCGCACTCAACCACGTGGTATTCTGGTGCCTGCGCCACTACGGCTGGCTGTAA
- a CDS encoding GtrA family protein — MKHILLQFKGNENHTPLVQFIKYGISGGLSTLVHICLFYWMATQILPALNAHDVIASLLNLSVPEVSQGIRARNSMIDNTVAFLFSNLTAYVINIYWVFSPGRHHPVLEFLFFFAVSGIAILIGSTIMGFLIHTYGITTTSAFMANVLVSLLINFFIRKHIIFKD, encoded by the coding sequence ATGAAACACATCCTGCTCCAATTCAAAGGGAATGAGAATCACACCCCTCTTGTTCAGTTCATCAAATACGGCATTTCTGGCGGACTCTCAACGCTGGTTCATATCTGCCTGTTTTACTGGATGGCCACTCAAATACTGCCGGCGCTCAATGCACATGATGTCATTGCCTCGCTGCTTAATCTATCGGTTCCGGAAGTGTCACAGGGTATTCGCGCCCGGAACTCCATGATCGATAATACGGTGGCCTTTCTATTTTCAAATCTGACGGCCTATGTCATCAACATTTACTGGGTGTTTTCACCAGGCCGCCATCACCCCGTCCTGGAGTTTCTGTTTTTCTTCGCTGTCTCCGGAATCGCCATCCTGATCGGAAGCACCATTATGGGCTTTCTGATTCACACCTACGGGATCACAACCACTTCAGCATTTATGGCGAATGTTTTGGTATCGTTGCTGATCAATTTTTTCATCCGGAAACACATTATTTTTAAAGACTGA
- a CDS encoding cell division protein FtsZ gives MRRVENIMATSRISVVGVGDGGCNAVDSMATHWENGPSLIAINTDAQALKTTQASTRLQIGEQITRNMGAGGDANMGALSANDDFDTLQGLFRGMDLIFLVATLGGGTGTGATPVVARAARETGAMVIAFVTLPFTFEGDRRMSQARQGLLNLQDQADVVIVIPNQALFAAAGSNATAEEAFHQSDYYLGMGIFAIWKLLTQRGIINLDFATLRMVARCSGGASSFSYGEGKGSERAQRAIQTALHSPLLDNGETLLESESILVSILGGSDMSIREVESIMSAVESATRKDAHIHMGTSIDDSWNDAISVTIVASRFWRAENESDEKTPPDPAVPEESPTTPAGKKKNRKTETTQSQLIFEGISKGLFKDVEPTIIAGEDMDVPTFIRRRVAVSK, from the coding sequence ATGAGAAGGGTCGAGAACATCATGGCCACCAGCCGTATCAGCGTGGTGGGGGTTGGTGACGGCGGTTGTAATGCCGTGGATAGCATGGCGACCCATTGGGAGAACGGGCCATCCCTGATCGCCATCAACACAGACGCGCAGGCCCTCAAAACTACACAGGCCAGCACCAGGCTCCAAATCGGTGAGCAAATTACACGCAATATGGGGGCAGGCGGTGATGCCAATATGGGTGCCCTTTCCGCAAACGACGACTTCGACACTCTTCAGGGGTTATTCCGCGGCATGGATCTGATCTTTTTAGTGGCCACACTGGGTGGCGGCACCGGCACCGGAGCGACCCCGGTTGTAGCCCGCGCGGCACGCGAAACGGGAGCCATGGTTATTGCCTTCGTTACCCTTCCATTCACCTTTGAAGGGGATCGTCGTATGTCGCAAGCCCGACAGGGCCTGCTCAATCTTCAGGATCAGGCCGATGTCGTCATCGTTATTCCCAATCAGGCGCTATTTGCTGCGGCAGGCTCCAATGCAACCGCCGAGGAAGCGTTCCACCAATCCGACTACTATCTGGGCATGGGCATCTTTGCGATCTGGAAACTGCTGACCCAGCGGGGTATCATCAACCTTGATTTTGCGACCCTCCGCATGGTGGCACGTTGCAGCGGCGGAGCCAGTAGTTTCAGTTATGGAGAAGGCAAAGGATCGGAACGGGCCCAACGTGCGATCCAAACCGCACTTCACAGCCCGCTTTTAGACAACGGCGAAACTCTTTTAGAGTCGGAATCCATTCTAGTCAGTATTCTGGGCGGATCCGATATGAGCATCCGGGAAGTTGAATCCATTATGTCCGCCGTCGAAAGCGCCACCCGGAAAGATGCCCACATCCATATGGGAACATCCATTGATGATTCATGGAACGACGCGATCTCAGTCACCATTGTGGCTTCACGTTTCTGGCGCGCCGAAAATGAGTCCGACGAAAAAACGCCCCCCGATCCCGCTGTTCCCGAAGAATCCCCCACTACTCCTGCCGGAAAAAAGAAAAACAGAAAAACAGAAACCACCCAGTCCCAATTGATTTTTGAAGGCATCAGTAAAGGGCTCTTCAAGGATGTTGAACCCACCATCATTGCAGGTGAAGACATGGATGTCCCGACCTTCATCCGGCGACGTGTGGCGGTGTCCAAATGA
- the ftsA gene encoding cell division protein FtsA — protein MGLAPIVALEIGTSKIMALVGELREDNHIVITGMGEHSSTGIRKGEMVDFENARICVKQALGAAEDNAQVAIHQIHLALSGGDIQSIVNRGTIPITSASEGVTRDDVEQVTELARSVNLPPERQILHSIGQIFYVDGERVARPENFECDTLALDMLILHAQSSHIRNTVRMLRNDLEMDVADTAFGGLCSALAVLTPEQKEGGVLVIDLGGGTTTFTAYAAGTFAAAGAYAIGGDHVTNDIALAFNIPRMQAEQLKREQGSAITEESGGPTRIDLPAEGGYPGRNISLPGLQTVIHLRMTEIFQLILKEIERKGIVHQIGAGVVLTGGGSQMKGLTKLADRVFRMPCMIGRPIGYSGLAAATEKPECSTAAGLLRYAFKNVTAARRRPSVWSKFTKIIGGR, from the coding sequence ATGGGACTGGCTCCAATCGTCGCTCTAGAAATCGGAACCTCGAAGATCATGGCCCTCGTGGGCGAACTCCGCGAGGATAACCATATTGTCATTACGGGAATGGGCGAGCATTCCTCCACGGGAATTCGCAAAGGCGAAATGGTGGACTTTGAAAACGCCCGCATCTGCGTCAAACAAGCCTTAGGTGCGGCTGAAGATAACGCCCAGGTGGCCATCCATCAAATTCATCTGGCCCTCTCGGGCGGGGACATCCAAAGTATTGTCAACCGGGGGACCATCCCCATCACCTCCGCCTCCGAAGGCGTGACACGGGATGATGTCGAACAGGTCACCGAACTTGCCCGCTCAGTCAATCTTCCCCCTGAGCGCCAAATCCTTCATTCCATCGGGCAGATTTTTTATGTGGATGGTGAACGCGTGGCCCGTCCTGAAAACTTCGAATGTGACACCCTCGCTCTCGACATGTTAATCCTTCACGCCCAAAGCAGTCACATACGGAATACCGTACGCATGCTTCGTAACGACCTTGAAATGGATGTCGCAGACACCGCCTTTGGCGGGCTCTGTTCGGCTCTCGCCGTCCTGACGCCCGAGCAAAAAGAGGGAGGCGTACTGGTGATTGACCTTGGCGGTGGCACCACCACCTTCACAGCCTATGCGGCAGGCACTTTTGCGGCCGCCGGGGCCTACGCCATCGGTGGTGACCATGTTACCAACGACATTGCTCTTGCCTTTAATATTCCTCGCATGCAGGCCGAGCAATTAAAAAGGGAGCAAGGCAGCGCTATCACCGAAGAATCCGGCGGTCCGACTCGCATCGATCTGCCAGCAGAAGGCGGCTATCCGGGAAGAAATATCAGCCTCCCGGGCCTGCAAACAGTCATACATCTACGCATGACAGAGATTTTCCAGCTCATTCTCAAGGAAATCGAGCGTAAGGGAATTGTTCATCAGATCGGGGCCGGAGTAGTGTTAACTGGGGGGGGCTCGCAAATGAAAGGGTTAACCAAACTCGCTGATCGCGTCTTTCGTATGCCATGCATGATTGGTCGCCCCATCGGCTATAGTGGCCTGGCAGCAGCAACTGAAAAACCGGAGTGCTCTACAGCTGCCGGCCTGTTGCGGTACGCCTTCAAAAACGTGACTGCGGCTCGTCGCCGTCCCTCGGTCTGGTCAAAGTTTACAAAAATCATCGGCGGACGCTGA
- the dprA gene encoding DNA-processing protein DprA, which yields MMQGVGPVTVRTLATHLGSVPAIFEADKHALMSVPGVSRDIVSKLLDQRARLDVEKEEQAAAAVGAHLITPVDAEYPKRLLQIYDPPLALYVQGALQLRDEHGVAIVGSRRTSHYGLETAEKLATQLVQSGITVISGLARGIDTAAHKGALKGKGRTVAVLGGALDCMFPPENAELAAQIARQGAVLSEYPMGRQPDKTTFPVRNRIVSGLSKGVTVVEADVASGAMITAHQALDQGRTVFAVPGRIDSFGARGPHKLIKNGAKLVESVEDILEELGCLIPTSAKVEGASILATLTEAEAGLVTVIAEDGEVELDALIRRSGRKPSEISALLLGLELKRVVKMLPGQRVALRKQ from the coding sequence ATGATGCAGGGAGTCGGCCCGGTAACGGTGCGTACGTTGGCTACCCACCTGGGTTCCGTCCCTGCTATTTTTGAGGCGGATAAGCATGCTTTGATGAGCGTTCCTGGCGTCAGTCGGGATATTGTAAGTAAACTCCTTGATCAGCGAGCCAGACTGGATGTTGAGAAGGAAGAACAGGCCGCTGCGGCGGTTGGCGCACATCTGATCACGCCTGTGGATGCCGAGTATCCGAAACGGTTGCTGCAAATCTATGACCCTCCTCTGGCATTGTATGTCCAGGGAGCCCTTCAGTTGCGTGACGAACATGGCGTGGCCATTGTGGGCTCGCGACGCACCTCGCATTATGGTTTGGAAACAGCCGAAAAACTTGCCACTCAGTTGGTGCAGAGCGGAATTACCGTGATTAGCGGTTTGGCACGAGGAATCGATACGGCCGCTCATAAGGGGGCGCTCAAGGGGAAGGGCCGTACTGTGGCTGTATTGGGGGGTGCTTTGGATTGCATGTTTCCTCCTGAAAATGCGGAATTAGCCGCCCAGATCGCCCGACAAGGGGCTGTGTTATCGGAATATCCAATGGGCCGTCAGCCTGATAAGACCACGTTCCCAGTCCGGAATCGGATAGTAAGTGGCCTCTCAAAAGGGGTTACGGTGGTGGAAGCCGATGTGGCCAGTGGGGCGATGATTACCGCTCATCAAGCCTTGGATCAGGGGCGCACCGTTTTTGCCGTACCTGGCCGGATTGATTCATTTGGTGCTCGCGGTCCGCATAAGTTGATCAAGAATGGTGCGAAATTAGTCGAAAGTGTTGAAGACATTCTGGAAGAACTCGGGTGTTTAATCCCAACGTCAGCCAAGGTCGAGGGGGCTTCAATCCTGGCGACTTTGACAGAGGCAGAAGCTGGTTTGGTGACGGTGATTGCTGAGGATGGTGAGGTTGAGCTGGATGCCTTAATTCGCAGGTCGGGTCGCAAGCCCTCTGAAATCAGCGCCCTTCTTTTAGGGCTGGAGTTGAAGCGTGTTGTCAAAATGTTGCCCGGGCAGCGTGTGGCTTTGAGAAAGCAGTAA
- the topA gene encoding type I DNA topoisomerase gives MGKNLVIVESPAKAKTINKILGADYVVKASMGHIRDLPVKSLGVDPEKNFKPQYEVTPDRKKIVKELCDIAEGCDAVYLAPDPDREGEAIAWHLKALLKGKVADDQFFRVTYNEITPRAVREAFANPSEINEKLVNAQQARRILDRIVGYKVSPLLWSRIRRGLSAGRVQSVALRLVCEREMAIRAFIPEPFWLFGADVRKEVDPRDPFALRLARIKGAKADVKTPEQAETVRNELNGRQLRVKDIIRRELSKRTSPPYITSSLQQAGSRVFDFTPSRTMKIAQKLYEGMDLGDGPTGLITYMRTDSFNIAQDALNTCRTFIEQEYGQEYLPEKPNYFKSRGNAQEAHEAIRPTDVNRTPKNMSHILTPDELKLYTLVWQRFVASQMAPARIEQKTVEVETTGAMGDVPDYLFRATASQVAFPGYMKVSGVQKKVKEKDPSDKEDGAEEESEVDQLPNVERGELLEVLKWLEERKETQPPGRFSEASLIKALEENGVGRPSTYASILGTLYDRRYIAKEKKAISPTDIGLQVNGLLVQYLNELFEVKFTAGMELLLDEIEAGKVEWTDMLRNFYVNFVEWMKAAKGPAPDSAKVGRVLAVLEHIKEWGPEVKRGRRTYSDKKFADSIREQMEKAEKPLSMRQFESLGRIALRYREQIPGVEATITESGLGLLLEEKPDVPPEPSTVEKMSLLKGMEFDPPKARRGRTFDEKKFIDSLQRRVDQNRELSPAQLNVVNRMVLKYADRIPDFEVIKSRLVLEAQGPQVEDPECAALLDQLKTVTEWKEAVEKKGKTFDDKTFYVSLSRQYEQRKSLTPRQKSALKRMVKKYAPPVPEETAAE, from the coding sequence ATGGGAAAAAATCTAGTAATCGTTGAGTCCCCCGCTAAGGCCAAGACCATCAATAAGATTCTTGGCGCAGACTACGTGGTCAAGGCTTCCATGGGGCATATTCGTGATCTCCCTGTCAAAAGTCTTGGAGTGGATCCCGAGAAAAACTTCAAACCCCAGTATGAGGTGACCCCGGATCGCAAAAAAATCGTCAAAGAGCTTTGTGATATTGCGGAGGGATGCGATGCCGTATATCTGGCACCCGATCCAGATCGGGAAGGGGAGGCCATTGCCTGGCATCTGAAGGCTTTGCTCAAGGGGAAGGTGGCTGATGACCAGTTCTTTCGGGTTACCTATAATGAAATTACTCCTCGTGCCGTGCGGGAAGCTTTTGCCAATCCTTCGGAGATCAATGAAAAGCTGGTGAACGCCCAGCAGGCACGCCGCATTCTGGACCGAATCGTGGGTTATAAGGTCAGTCCACTCCTCTGGAGTCGTATTCGCCGAGGCTTGAGCGCGGGGCGGGTGCAGTCGGTGGCGTTACGTTTGGTTTGTGAACGCGAGATGGCCATTCGAGCCTTTATTCCTGAACCGTTCTGGCTATTTGGCGCCGATGTGCGCAAAGAAGTTGATCCCCGTGACCCCTTTGCCCTTCGTTTAGCCCGTATTAAGGGTGCCAAGGCGGATGTCAAAACGCCGGAACAAGCCGAGACCGTGCGAAACGAACTTAATGGCCGGCAACTTCGCGTTAAGGATATCATCCGCCGTGAACTCTCAAAACGCACTTCCCCCCCCTACATTACCAGCAGTCTTCAGCAGGCGGGCTCTCGGGTATTTGATTTTACCCCCAGTCGCACCATGAAGATCGCCCAGAAGCTGTATGAAGGAATGGACCTTGGTGATGGGCCGACCGGTTTGATTACCTATATGCGTACGGACTCATTCAATATCGCCCAGGATGCGCTGAATACCTGCCGCACGTTCATTGAACAGGAATACGGGCAGGAGTATCTGCCCGAGAAACCGAACTATTTCAAGAGTCGCGGGAATGCGCAGGAAGCCCATGAAGCCATCCGTCCTACGGATGTGAATCGCACCCCGAAGAATATGTCCCACATTTTGACGCCGGATGAACTCAAGCTTTACACCCTGGTCTGGCAGCGGTTTGTGGCCAGTCAGATGGCGCCAGCCAGGATCGAACAGAAGACCGTGGAAGTTGAAACCACCGGTGCGATGGGAGATGTGCCTGATTACCTTTTCCGTGCGACGGCGTCACAAGTTGCGTTTCCGGGGTACATGAAAGTCAGTGGAGTTCAGAAGAAAGTAAAAGAAAAGGATCCTTCTGATAAGGAAGACGGCGCTGAAGAGGAATCGGAAGTTGATCAACTTCCAAACGTTGAACGTGGCGAACTCTTGGAAGTTCTGAAATGGCTTGAGGAACGTAAAGAGACCCAGCCGCCGGGCCGATTCAGTGAGGCCTCGCTTATCAAGGCACTCGAAGAGAATGGGGTGGGGCGTCCAAGTACCTACGCTTCGATTCTCGGTACGCTTTATGATCGACGTTATATTGCCAAAGAAAAGAAGGCCATTTCGCCCACGGACATCGGGCTTCAGGTAAATGGGTTATTGGTTCAATACCTGAATGAGCTGTTTGAGGTCAAATTCACCGCAGGGATGGAACTGCTGTTGGATGAAATTGAGGCCGGTAAGGTTGAATGGACGGATATGCTCCGTAATTTCTATGTCAACTTCGTGGAGTGGATGAAGGCCGCCAAGGGGCCAGCGCCGGATAGTGCCAAAGTGGGGCGGGTGCTGGCGGTATTGGAGCACATCAAGGAGTGGGGGCCTGAGGTGAAGCGGGGACGTCGCACCTATAGTGATAAAAAGTTCGCCGACTCCATTCGCGAGCAGATGGAAAAGGCTGAAAAGCCATTGTCGATGCGCCAGTTTGAATCGCTAGGAAGGATAGCCCTGCGCTATCGGGAACAGATTCCTGGAGTCGAGGCCACCATCACCGAGTCCGGACTGGGCCTGTTGCTGGAGGAGAAGCCGGATGTGCCGCCGGAGCCCTCGACGGTTGAGAAGATGTCGTTGCTTAAAGGGATGGAGTTTGATCCTCCGAAAGCCCGGCGGGGTCGCACTTTCGATGAGAAAAAGTTTATCGACTCCCTGCAACGGCGGGTTGACCAGAATCGCGAACTTTCGCCAGCACAGCTCAACGTGGTAAATCGAATGGTGTTGAAGTATGCCGATCGAATTCCTGATTTTGAGGTCATCAAGTCGCGGCTGGTTCTGGAAGCTCAAGGGCCCCAGGTCGAAGATCCGGAATGTGCGGCACTGTTGGACCAGCTCAAGACGGTTACTGAGTGGAAAGAGGCGGTTGAGAAGAAAGGCAAGACGTTTGACGACAAGACGTTTTACGTCTCCTTGTCCAGGCAATATGAACAGCGTAAATCATTGACCCCCCGTCAAAAATCCGCACTGAAGCGTATGGTAAAGAAATATGCTCCACCCGTACCGGAAGAAACTGCGGCAGAATAG
- the gatC gene encoding Asp-tRNA(Asn)/Glu-tRNA(Gln) amidotransferase subunit GatC: protein MSDDKTQSAKKMDVRYVANLARLNLTDDEVVEFQSQLDHIVDHFNQIRSLEVDDVEPMAHATPIQNVFREDVVQPGLDRDVILNNAPEQSAGLVMVPTIVE from the coding sequence ATGAGTGACGATAAAACCCAATCAGCCAAGAAAATGGATGTCCGGTATGTAGCCAATCTGGCGCGTTTGAATTTGACGGACGATGAGGTGGTCGAATTTCAGTCGCAACTGGATCATATTGTTGATCATTTTAACCAGATACGGAGCTTGGAGGTGGATGACGTTGAGCCGATGGCACATGCAACCCCCATCCAGAATGTATTTCGGGAAGATGTCGTGCAACCGGGGTTGGACCGGGACGTGATTCTGAACAACGCACCCGAGCAGTCTGCCGGTCTGGTGATGGTGCCAACCATTGTGGAGTAA
- the gatA gene encoding Asp-tRNA(Asn)/Glu-tRNA(Gln) amidotransferase subunit GatA, whose protein sequence is MMLNTLTIHEILEHLNRGECCSVDVVRSVLDAIHRTDDRIHGYLTLDESDALEQARAADVARGNGVKGRLLGVPIAVKDVLNVKGQPCTCGSKILKGYVSPYDATAIARLRAEGAVFVGRTNMDEFAMGSTTENSAYGITRNPWNLECVPGGSSGGSAAVVAANECVAALGSDTGGSVRQPASFCGCVGLKPTYGRISRYGLTAYASSLDQIGPMTKDVRDTALLLQIMAGVDAADSTTLSVSVPDYQASLTKDLRGVTVGLPKEYFVGGLDPEVERCVQEAIEVCRQLGAKVVEVSLPHTRVAVDTYYIIAPAEASANLSRFDGVRYGYRAAGALDPLDLYKKTRAEGFGPEVKRRIILGTYVLSSGYYDAFYLRAQKVRTLIRRDFEEAFKHCSVILSPVAPTPAYRIGENCADPLQMYLGDVFTVPVNLAGICGLSVPCGMASGKLPVGLQVMGPALGEEAILRTGFAFEQATHWRAQRSGIATENAGSQVQL, encoded by the coding sequence ATCATGCTGAATACCCTTACCATTCATGAAATTTTAGAGCACCTAAATCGCGGTGAATGCTGTTCTGTGGATGTGGTTCGCTCGGTGCTGGATGCCATTCATCGGACAGATGACCGGATTCATGGCTATCTGACGCTTGATGAGTCGGATGCCCTGGAGCAAGCCCGTGCGGCTGATGTTGCCCGTGGGAATGGTGTGAAGGGACGCCTTCTTGGCGTGCCCATCGCCGTAAAAGATGTTCTGAATGTCAAAGGTCAACCCTGTACCTGTGGATCCAAAATTCTAAAGGGATACGTGTCGCCGTATGATGCCACTGCCATTGCCAGGCTTCGAGCTGAAGGGGCGGTTTTTGTCGGACGTACCAATATGGATGAGTTTGCCATGGGGTCAACCACGGAAAACTCGGCCTATGGCATCACGCGTAATCCCTGGAATTTGGAGTGTGTCCCCGGTGGTTCAAGCGGTGGTTCTGCGGCCGTGGTTGCGGCAAACGAGTGTGTGGCGGCGCTAGGGTCCGATACGGGCGGTTCGGTTCGGCAGCCGGCGTCGTTTTGCGGGTGTGTCGGGTTGAAACCGACCTATGGACGGATTTCCCGCTATGGACTCACTGCTTACGCCTCATCACTTGATCAGATCGGGCCGATGACAAAAGATGTGCGTGATACGGCTTTATTGTTGCAGATTATGGCGGGCGTTGATGCAGCGGATTCCACGACATTGTCTGTGTCCGTTCCGGACTATCAAGCTTCGTTGACGAAGGATTTGAGAGGGGTAACGGTCGGGCTGCCCAAGGAATACTTTGTGGGTGGGTTGGACCCTGAAGTTGAACGGTGTGTTCAGGAGGCCATTGAGGTGTGCCGCCAATTGGGGGCCAAGGTGGTTGAAGTGTCCCTGCCGCATACGCGAGTGGCCGTGGATACCTACTATATTATTGCTCCGGCCGAAGCTTCGGCTAATTTGTCCCGCTTTGATGGTGTGCGCTACGGGTATCGGGCAGCGGGGGCTTTAGATCCTCTGGATCTTTATAAGAAGACCCGGGCGGAAGGATTCGGTCCTGAGGTCAAACGGCGGATAATTCTGGGGACCTATGTCTTAAGTAGCGGCTACTATGATGCATTCTACCTGCGCGCCCAGAAGGTTCGGACCCTGATTCGGCGTGATTTTGAGGAGGCCTTCAAACACTGTTCGGTGATCCTCTCGCCAGTGGCCCCGACTCCGGCATATCGGATTGGCGAGAATTGTGCTGATCCTCTCCAGATGTATCTTGGAGATGTCTTCACTGTCCCCGTCAATTTGGCGGGGATTTGCGGGCTGTCTGTTCCTTGTGGCATGGCATCCGGGAAGCTTCCTGTCGGGCTTCAGGTGATGGGTCCTGCGTTGGGCGAGGAGGCCATTTTGCGAACGGGATTTGCTTTTGAGCAGGCGACACATTGGCGAGCTCAGCGTTCGGGCATCGCTACAGAGAATGCAGGATCACAGGTGCAATTATGA
- the gatB gene encoding Asp-tRNA(Asn)/Glu-tRNA(Gln) amidotransferase subunit GatB, giving the protein MTTFRVTIGLEVHVQLKTKSKMFCACSTDFGASPNTHVCPVCMGYPGSLPVMNREAIRWTVISGLMLGCRINSFSKFDRKNYFYPDMPKNYQITQCDKPLCLGGGVDIEVGGNARRIGITRIHQEEDVAKNMHYTTWSGIDYNRAGVPLMEIVSEPDMESPDEALAYLQTLRQILVYAEVSDCNMEEGNMRCDVNISLRPEGQSTFGTKVEIKNMNSFKGIYNALHYEIERQREVIEGGGKIIQETRRWDVDKGQTFSMRTKEDAHDYRYFPEPDLMPIALPEALVAEWAAALPLLPAQRREKFVREFGLPEYDAQVLAAEKAVGDYFEDAARCSRNPKAVSNWVMTDVLRTLTEKGISISAFAIKPAALAELVDLTDAKVINSNTARDVFAIMLERGGLAKDIVAARGLAQVSDAGAIEAVVDQIIAENSKSVEDFRNGKAAAMKFLVGQVMRLSKGKANPQMAGALLEKKLSN; this is encoded by the coding sequence ATGACGACTTTCCGGGTAACCATCGGGCTGGAAGTGCATGTCCAGCTCAAGACGAAGTCCAAAATGTTTTGTGCCTGTAGTACGGATTTCGGGGCTTCGCCCAATACGCATGTTTGTCCTGTTTGCATGGGCTACCCCGGGAGCCTGCCGGTCATGAACCGTGAGGCGATTCGCTGGACAGTTATTTCCGGGTTGATGCTTGGGTGCCGCATTAATTCCTTCAGTAAATTTGACCGGAAGAACTACTTCTACCCGGACATGCCAAAGAATTACCAGATTACCCAATGCGACAAGCCTCTTTGTCTGGGGGGGGGCGTGGATATTGAGGTGGGGGGGAATGCTCGCCGGATCGGCATTACGCGCATTCATCAGGAAGAAGACGTGGCGAAAAATATGCACTACACCACCTGGAGCGGAATTGACTACAACCGTGCCGGAGTGCCCCTGATGGAAATCGTATCGGAGCCTGACATGGAAAGCCCGGACGAGGCCTTGGCCTACCTCCAGACGTTGCGTCAGATTTTGGTGTATGCCGAAGTCAGTGATTGCAATATGGAAGAGGGCAATATGCGGTGTGATGTGAATATCAGCCTCCGGCCCGAAGGGCAGTCTACATTCGGAACCAAAGTCGAAATCAAAAACATGAATTCCTTCAAGGGGATTTATAACGCACTCCATTATGAAATCGAGAGGCAACGCGAGGTGATTGAGGGAGGCGGCAAGATCATTCAGGAAACCCGCCGATGGGATGTGGATAAGGGGCAGACGTTCTCGATGCGCACCAAGGAAGATGCCCATGATTATCGTTATTTCCCTGAACCAGATTTGATGCCGATTGCATTGCCTGAGGCCCTTGTCGCCGAATGGGCCGCTGCGCTTCCTTTGCTGCCTGCCCAGCGGCGCGAAAAATTTGTAAGGGAATTTGGATTGCCAGAATATGATGCTCAGGTGTTGGCGGCGGAGAAGGCTGTAGGCGATTATTTTGAAGATGCTGCCCGGTGTTCGCGCAATCCGAAGGCTGTCTCAAATTGGGTCATGACCGATGTGTTGCGGACACTTACTGAAAAGGGGATTTCTATTTCCGCCTTTGCCATTAAACCTGCGGCCCTGGCCGAACTGGTAGACCTGACTGATGCCAAGGTGATCAATTCTAATACGGCGCGGGATGTCTTTGCCATTATGTTGGAGCGGGGAGGGCTCGCTAAGGATATTGTTGCCGCCCGTGGATTGGCGCAGGTGAGTGATGCCGGGGCGATTGAGGCAGTGGTTGATCAGATCATTGCGGAAAATTCAAAATCTGTGGAAGATTTCCGGAATGGTAAGGCGGCAGCCATGAAATTTCTGGTCGGACAGGTCATGCGGCTTAGTAAAGGGAAGGCCAATCCCCAAATGGCGGGTGCTCTGCTGGAAAAGAAGTTGTCCAATTGA